The Faecalibaculum rodentium genome segment TCCTCCTGCAGCCGCCAGGAGCGGCCGAAGGTGGCGTCTTCATCAAAAAACAGGTTGTGTCCGTCAAACATGTACAGCACGGGGTAGTCCCGGCCGGATGTCAGGTAGTCATCCGGCAGATACATGTGGATCATCCGGCTGCACTGCAGCTTTTCCATGAAGACTTCAAACTTGAGGATCATTGCCGTTCAAATGCCTTCAGGAAGAACTCTGCCCTCCGCTCCATGGAAGTGAATCGTGCCTTGATGGTCACATCTCCCATCGCTGCTGCAAAGGCAGGCGGCAGGTATTCCGTGTTCAGGAGCTCCGGCCGGAACATGTCCTCGATTTCATGCACCGAGTACCGGTAGGGCACGCCGTTGCGCCGTCCTGCGAATCCTGCGGAGAATTTCAGCCTGGAAGACACAGATGTCTCGTGCCCGGTGATGACCTGTGCCCAGAGGTCGTAGATGTCCATGTCGTTGGAGTAGTTGAGCAGATCCGGTGCAAATCCTCCGGGTGGACGGAAATTCACCTCCAGCCCCATGAGCATGCCCTTTTTCCCGAGCCCCGGCTTGTCTTCCCGCAGACGGAAGTATTCACCGTGGAAGAACCGGCTCCGGATCCCGAAGGAATCCGCGACCCGCTGCGCGATCTGGCGGTATTCATCGCTCACGTCGAAGGTGTAGTACGTACCGATGGAGTCATGCTGCTGTACAGAATCCATGCAGTTGCCGACATATTCCATGCTGCCCAGAAAGCGGATCTGGCCGTCCTGGTCGGTGATGCCATCCAGCGTGATCACGTCCGCGTCGATGTATTCCTCCAGGATCATGTGCAGGTCCCTTGTCTGCTCGAAGCAGGATACCAGCTGGGCATCGTCTGAGATTTTGTAGGTGAAGGATGCGCCCACACCATGGTCAGGCTTGAGCACGACAGGGAAGCCGACTTCCTGTACAAAGGCCCGGGCCTCTTCCAGCGTCTTTGGCAGGCAGTAGCGGGAGACAGGAACGCCTGCCCGTTCATAGTATTGTTTCATGGCGGCCTTTGACTGGAATTC includes the following:
- a CDS encoding ATP-grasp domain-containing protein encodes the protein MNFLFISPNYPESFWMFCRGLKRQGARVLAVVDQPYDSLKPELRANIDECFVVKSFHDYQEVLRAAGYFTWKYGKIDWIESNNEAWLTLDARLRDDFHVTTGFSLEQITEFQSKAAMKQYYERAGVPVSRYCLPKTLEEARAFVQEVGFPVVLKPDHGVGASFTYKISDDAQLVSCFEQTRDLHMILEEYIDADVITLDGITDQDGQIRFLGSMEYVGNCMDSVQQHDSIGTYYTFDVSDEYRQIAQRVADSFGIRSRFFHGEYFRLREDKPGLGKKGMLMGLEVNFRPPGGFAPDLLNYSNDMDIYDLWAQVITGHETSVSSRLKFSAGFAGRRNGVPYRYSVHEIEDMFRPELLNTEYLPPAFAAAMGDVTIKARFTSMERRAEFFLKAFERQ